The Opitutaceae bacterium genome window below encodes:
- a CDS encoding alkaline phosphatase family protein — translation MHRVRIISLLLALLLVPLGAEPRADRHVILITIDGFPAHLWPDPSLPLPNLRAMAAHGARARALSSSNPTVTWPNHTTLVTGVSPRRHGVLFNGYVTRQGPGRPTHNEPWTDKSIMVRVPTVYDAAHAAGLGTAECDWVAISRAGTIDWSFAELPDPNGKVAREMVDAGIASLDEIVAAHGGKQQRNIVCRDELWLRAAQFIFERHRPNLLLLHLLNTDSTHHRYGPGSLAGYSALALADRLVGELVRTVDATGLLKQTTFIVTTDHGFKKVQTHLYPNVTLKRAGLLRSAGARIVDCAAYAGAQGGIAFIYVTDPARRTELIPKLKSLFVGAEGVDRVIDGTSAPGLGMPGPDENQAMGDLILFARAGFSFSGSAAGEVESHPSVDYGGSHGYPADDPEMDGIFVASGGGIREEVVLDRVSNMDVAPTIAHLLDVPLPNVEGRVIDEILKPDP, via the coding sequence ATGCATCGCGTGCGAATCATTTCACTCCTGCTCGCTCTCTTGCTGGTGCCATTGGGAGCTGAGCCGCGTGCGGATCGCCATGTCATCTTGATCACCATCGACGGATTTCCCGCCCACCTTTGGCCGGATCCCTCCCTTCCATTGCCCAACCTTCGTGCAATGGCCGCCCATGGTGCGCGGGCCAGGGCGTTGTCATCCAGCAACCCAACCGTCACATGGCCCAATCACACCACACTCGTGACGGGCGTGAGTCCGCGCCGCCATGGCGTTCTTTTCAACGGATACGTCACTCGCCAGGGCCCGGGTCGTCCCACCCACAATGAGCCGTGGACCGACAAGTCGATCATGGTGCGCGTGCCCACCGTCTATGATGCCGCCCACGCCGCAGGGCTTGGCACCGCGGAGTGCGACTGGGTCGCCATCAGCAGGGCCGGCACCATTGACTGGAGTTTTGCAGAGTTGCCGGATCCAAATGGAAAGGTTGCGCGGGAGATGGTTGATGCGGGAATAGCCTCCTTGGATGAGATCGTTGCAGCACACGGTGGCAAACAGCAGCGGAACATCGTCTGCAGGGATGAGCTCTGGCTGCGTGCGGCTCAGTTCATATTTGAACGTCATCGCCCCAATCTTCTCCTGCTTCACCTGCTCAACACCGATTCCACGCATCATCGATATGGTCCCGGATCGCTGGCCGGTTATTCGGCCCTCGCCCTGGCGGACCGTCTGGTCGGAGAATTGGTTCGCACCGTCGACGCCACCGGTCTCCTGAAGCAGACAACATTTATTGTAACGACGGATCACGGCTTCAAGAAGGTGCAGACCCACCTGTACCCCAATGTCACCCTGAAGCGCGCGGGTTTGCTGCGCAGTGCCGGAGCGCGCATCGTGGACTGCGCCGCCTACGCTGGGGCACAGGGTGGGATCGCTTTCATTTATGTCACGGATCCGGCTCGCAGAACGGAGCTGATTCCCAAGCTGAAAAGCCTCTTTGTCGGTGCCGAAGGGGTGGATCGGGTCATTGATGGAACCTCTGCGCCCGGCCTGGGCATGCCCGGGCCGGATGAAAACCAAGCCATGGGCGACTTGATCCTTTTCGCCAGGGCCGGATTCTCTTTTTCCGGCTCCGCGGCGGGGGAGGTTGAATCGCATCCGTCGGTGGACTACGGTGGATCGCATGGCTATCCAGCCGATGATCCTGAAATGGACGGGATTTTTGTCGCCAGCGGCGGAGGCATCCGCGAGGAGGTTGTACTGGATCGAGTGAGCAACATGGATGTGGCACCCACCATCGCTCATCTTCTCGACGTGCCCCTGCCAAACGTCGAGGGTCGCGTGATTGATGAAATCCTGAAGCCGGACCCATGA
- a CDS encoding IS630 family transposase, whose product MSRKPTILTVTADQRGVLERWVGAHGTPQQVVKRCRIILRKAEGLDDATIAEELEVNRHTCRLWRQRFVSAGPQGLWDVANGRGRKPRRGLAKRIVEATLHTKPPGRTHWSARTLAKAQGVHASTVARIWQEHGLQPHRQETFKLSRDPQFVPKLLDVVGVYLNPPQNAVVLCVDEKSQIQALDRTQPGLPLKRGRCGTWTHDYVRHGTTTLFAALNVAAGKISGHCFPRHRHIEFLKFLRQIDAEYAEADELHLIVDNYGTHKHERVQRWLARRPRFKLHFIPTSSSWLNLVERWFAELTGKAVRRGSFSSVPDLINSITRFIEQWNQEPTPFVWTAKAEDILARIERCRRRLEAIQPGCTRRKPRKKAA is encoded by the coding sequence ATGAGCAGGAAACCGACGATTCTGACGGTCACGGCAGACCAACGTGGCGTTTTGGAGCGCTGGGTGGGCGCGCACGGTACGCCCCAGCAGGTGGTGAAGCGCTGCCGGATCATTTTGCGCAAGGCCGAAGGGCTGGACGATGCCACGATTGCGGAGGAGCTGGAGGTGAACCGGCACACCTGCCGGCTGTGGCGCCAGCGCTTTGTGTCCGCAGGTCCGCAAGGATTGTGGGACGTGGCGAATGGCCGCGGGCGCAAGCCGCGCCGAGGGCTGGCGAAAAGGATCGTCGAAGCGACGCTGCACACGAAGCCGCCGGGGCGGACGCACTGGAGCGCGCGAACCCTGGCGAAGGCGCAGGGCGTGCATGCGAGCACAGTCGCGCGTATCTGGCAGGAGCATGGGTTGCAGCCGCACCGACAGGAGACGTTCAAACTCTCCCGCGATCCACAGTTTGTGCCCAAACTGCTCGATGTGGTGGGCGTTTACCTCAACCCACCGCAAAACGCGGTGGTGCTCTGCGTGGACGAGAAAAGCCAGATTCAGGCGCTGGATCGCACGCAACCAGGCCTGCCGCTGAAGCGCGGTCGCTGCGGCACCTGGACGCACGACTACGTGCGCCATGGCACGACCACGCTGTTTGCCGCATTGAACGTGGCCGCCGGCAAGATCAGCGGCCACTGCTTCCCGCGCCACCGGCACATCGAGTTCCTGAAGTTCCTGCGACAAATCGACGCGGAATATGCCGAGGCGGACGAGCTCCATCTTATCGTCGACAATTACGGCACCCACAAACACGAGCGGGTGCAGCGCTGGCTCGCCCGGCGTCCACGCTTCAAACTGCACTTCATTCCCACCAGTTCGAGCTGGCTCAATCTGGTGGAGCGCTGGTTTGCCGAACTCACCGGCAAGGCGGTGCGTCGCGGCAGCTTCTCCAGTGTTCCCGATCTGATCAACTCGATCACCCGCTTCATCGAGCAATGGAACCAGGAGCCCACGCCATTTGTTTGGACCGCCAAGGCGGAGGACATCCTTGCCAGGATCGAACGCTGTCGTCGCCGGCTCGAGGCCATCCAGCCCGGTTGCACCCGGCGAAAGCCGCGCAAGAAGGCCGCATGA
- a CDS encoding DUF4038 domain-containing protein: MTRHFCLLLLSLACGVTALTATTDAGCLPVTISADNRYLVGCDKRPWLVHGDTAWSLLAALTTEEAERYLEDRRRHGINAVIVNLIEHKFAPAAPRNRAGDAPFLSPTDFSTPNEAYFRHADRILKLAGEKGILVFCC; the protein is encoded by the coding sequence ATGACTCGCCACTTCTGCCTTCTGCTGCTGTCGCTCGCCTGCGGCGTGACGGCTTTGACCGCCACAACGGATGCGGGATGCCTTCCGGTCACCATAAGCGCTGACAACCGATACCTGGTCGGATGCGACAAGAGGCCCTGGCTTGTGCATGGTGACACCGCATGGTCCCTGCTTGCTGCTCTAACCACGGAAGAAGCCGAGCGCTATCTCGAGGATCGAAGGCGGCATGGCATCAATGCCGTGATCGTGAACCTGATCGAGCACAAGTTCGCGCCCGCCGCCCCCAGGAACCGCGCCGGCGACGCTCCATTCCTGAGCCCGACCGATTTCTCTACACCCAATGAGGCGTATTTCCGGCACGCCGACCGGATCCTGAAGCTCGCCGGCGAAAAGGGCATCCTAGTGTTCTGTTGCTGA